From a single Pseudomonas triticicola genomic region:
- a CDS encoding SufE family protein — protein MSLPVEAAEALQTFQTAAGWEQRARLLMQFGDRLPALDDAQKCEANRVHGCESQVWLVGDLRDGHWQFKASSDARMIRGLVALLLLRVNGLSAAELQQLDLPEWFNQLGLSRQLSPSRSNGLNAVLQRMNELAR, from the coding sequence ATGAGCCTGCCGGTGGAAGCGGCCGAAGCGCTGCAGACGTTTCAGACTGCGGCGGGCTGGGAACAGCGGGCGCGGTTGCTGATGCAGTTTGGTGATCGTTTGCCGGCGCTGGATGACGCGCAAAAGTGCGAGGCCAATCGGGTGCATGGCTGTGAGAGCCAGGTGTGGCTGGTCGGGGATTTGCGCGACGGACACTGGCAGTTCAAGGCGAGCAGCGATGCGCGGATGATTCGCGGATTGGTGGCGTTGCTGCTGTTGCGGGTCAACGGCTTGTCGGCGGCGGAGTTGCAACAGCTGGATCTGCCGGAGTGGTTCAATCAGTTGGGGTTGTCGCGGCAGTTGTCGCCTTCGCGCAGTAATGGCTTGAATGCGGTGCTCCAGCGGATGAATGAGTTGGCGCGCTAA
- the dapC gene encoding succinyldiaminopimelate transaminase codes for MNKALNQLQPYPFEKLRALLGSVTPNPDKRPIALSIGEPKHRSPSFVAEALANSLDQMAVYPTTLGIPALREAIAGWCERRFGVPNGWIDPARNVLPVNGTREALFAFTQTVVNRGDDALVVSPNPFYQIYEGAAFLAGAKPHYLPCLDENGFNPDFDAVAPEIWQRCQILFLCSPGNPTGALIPVETLKKLIALADQYDFVIAADECYSELYFDEQTPPPGLLSACVELGRNDFKRCVVFHSLSKRSNLPGLRSGFVAGDADILKGFLLYRTYHGCAMPVQTQLASVAAWNDEVHVRANRALYREKFDAVLNILSPVMDVQRPDGSFYLWPNVKGDDAAFCRDLFEQEHVTVVPGSYLSRDVDGVNPGAGRVRMALVAPLAECVEAAERIRDFITRQK; via the coding sequence ATGAACAAAGCTTTGAACCAGCTCCAGCCGTACCCGTTCGAAAAGCTCCGCGCCCTGCTCGGCAGCGTTACGCCGAACCCGGACAAACGCCCGATCGCCCTGTCGATCGGCGAGCCGAAACACCGTTCGCCGAGCTTTGTCGCCGAAGCGCTGGCGAACAGTCTGGATCAGATGGCGGTGTACCCGACCACCCTCGGCATCCCGGCCCTGCGCGAAGCCATCGCCGGCTGGTGCGAGCGTCGTTTTGGCGTGCCGAACGGCTGGATCGATCCGGCGCGCAATGTGCTACCGGTCAACGGCACCCGTGAAGCGCTGTTCGCCTTCACCCAGACCGTGGTCAATCGGGGCGACGATGCGCTGGTGGTCAGCCCTAACCCGTTCTATCAGATCTACGAAGGCGCGGCGTTTCTCGCCGGGGCCAAGCCGCATTACCTGCCATGCCTGGATGAAAACGGCTTCAACCCGGACTTCGACGCAGTAGCGCCGGAGATCTGGCAGCGCTGCCAGATTCTGTTCCTGTGCTCGCCGGGCAATCCGACCGGCGCACTGATTCCGGTCGAGACCCTGAAGAAGCTGATCGCCCTGGCTGATCAGTACGACTTCGTGATTGCCGCCGACGAGTGTTACAGCGAACTGTACTTCGACGAGCAAACCCCACCGCCGGGCCTGCTCAGCGCCTGCGTCGAACTGGGTCGCAATGACTTCAAGCGCTGCGTGGTCTTCCACAGTCTGTCCAAGCGCTCCAACCTGCCGGGTCTGCGTTCAGGCTTCGTTGCCGGCGATGCCGACATCCTCAAGGGTTTCCTGCTCTATCGCACTTACCACGGCTGCGCGATGCCGGTACAGACTCAACTGGCCAGCGTTGCCGCGTGGAATGACGAAGTGCATGTGCGCGCCAACCGTGCGCTGTATCGCGAGAAGTTCGATGCGGTGCTGAACATCCTCAGCCCGGTCATGGACGTACAGCGCCCGGATGGCAGCTTCTATCTGTGGCCGAACGTGAAGGGTGATGACGCGGCATTCTGCCGTGATCTGTTCGAGCAGGAGCATGTGACCGTGGTGCCGGGCTCGTATCTGTCTCGCGATGTCGATGGCGTCAATCCGGGTGCAGGCCGTGTGCGCATGGCGCTGGTTGCGCCGCTGGCGGAATGCGTCGAAGCCGCCGAACGGATTCGCGACTTCATCACCCGCCAGAAGTGA
- the dapD gene encoding 2,3,4,5-tetrahydropyridine-2,6-dicarboxylate N-succinyltransferase, which produces MSNSLFSIAFGVGTQNRQGAWLEVFYAQPLLNPSAELVAAVAPILGYTEGNQAITFTTAQAAQLAEAVKGIDAVQGKLLTRLAESHKPLVATLLAEDAQLTSTPEAYLKLHLLSHRLVKPHGVSLAGIFPLLPNVAWTSQGAIDLSELAEMQLEARLRGELLEVFSVDKFPKMTDYVVPAGVRIADAARLRLGAYVGEGTTVMHEGFINFNAGTEGPGMIEGRVSAGVFVGKGSDLGGGCSTMGTLSGGGNIVIKVGEGCLIGANAGIGIQLGDRNTVESGLYVTAGTKVALLDEHNNLVKVVKARELAGQTDLLFRRNSETGAVECKTHKSAIELNEALHAHN; this is translated from the coding sequence ATGTCCAATTCCCTGTTCAGCATCGCCTTTGGTGTCGGCACCCAGAATCGTCAAGGCGCATGGCTGGAAGTGTTCTACGCCCAGCCACTGCTCAACCCTTCGGCCGAACTGGTCGCGGCTGTTGCGCCGATCCTCGGTTACACCGAAGGCAACCAGGCCATCACCTTTACCACCGCCCAGGCTGCGCAACTGGCTGAAGCCGTCAAAGGCATCGACGCCGTGCAAGGCAAGCTGCTGACCCGCCTGGCCGAAAGCCACAAGCCGTTGGTTGCCACGCTGCTGGCTGAAGACGCGCAACTGACCTCCACGCCTGAGGCCTACCTCAAACTGCATCTGCTCTCGCACCGTCTGGTCAAGCCGCACGGCGTGAGCCTGGCCGGTATCTTCCCGCTGCTGCCGAACGTGGCGTGGACCAGCCAGGGCGCGATCGATTTGAGCGAACTGGCGGAAATGCAACTCGAAGCGCGTCTGCGCGGCGAACTGCTGGAAGTGTTCTCCGTGGACAAGTTCCCGAAGATGACCGACTACGTGGTACCGGCCGGCGTGCGTATCGCTGATGCTGCACGTCTGCGTCTGGGCGCCTATGTCGGCGAAGGCACCACTGTCATGCATGAAGGTTTCATCAACTTCAACGCCGGCACCGAAGGCCCGGGCATGATCGAAGGCCGCGTTTCCGCTGGCGTCTTCGTCGGCAAGGGTTCGGACCTGGGCGGCGGTTGCTCGACCATGGGCACTCTGTCGGGCGGCGGCAACATTGTGATCAAGGTGGGCGAAGGCTGCCTGATTGGCGCCAACGCCGGTATCGGTATTCAGTTGGGCGACCGCAACACCGTGGAATCGGGCCTGTACGTGACCGCCGGGACCAAGGTTGCGCTGCTGGACGAGCACAACAATCTGGTCAAGGTCGTGAAAGCACGTGAGCTGGCTGGTCAGACTGATCTGCTGTTCCGTCGCAATTCGGAAACCGGCGCGGTGGAATGCAAGACCCACAAATCGGCGATCGAACTGAACGAAGCGCTGCACGCTCACAACTAA
- a CDS encoding [protein-PII] uridylyltransferase, translating to MPQVDPELFDRGQFQAELALKASPIAAFKKAIRQAREVLDTRFRNGRDIRRLIEDRAWFVDNILQKAWEQFNWSEDADIALVAVGGYGRGELHPYSDIDLLILLDSADHEVFRDSIERFLTLLWDIGLEVGQSVRSVDECAEEARADLTVVTNLMESRTICGPERLRQRMLDVTSTAHMWPAKEFFLAKRAEQKARHHKYNDTEYNLEPNVKGSPGGLRDIQTILWVARRQYGTLNLRALAGEGFLVESENALLASSQEFLWKVRYALHMLAGRSEDRLLFDHQRTIAGLLGFEGDDAKQAVENFMQQYFRTVMSIAQLSDLIIQHFEEVILAPEDEAPPQPINSRFQLHDGYIEARNDNVFRRTPFAMLEIFVLMAQQPEIKGVRADTIRLLREHRHLIDDNFRNDIRNTSLFIELFKCKIGIHRNLRRMNRYGILGRYLPEFGFIVGQMQHDLFHIYTVDAHTLNLIKHLRKLQYTQVSEKFPLAAKLMAKLPKPELIYMAGLYHDIGKGRHGDHSEIGAVDAEAFCQRHQLPVWDSRLIVWLVQNHLVMSTTAQRKDLSDPQVIHDFAQAVGDETRLDYLYVLTVADINATNPTLWNSWRASLLRQLYTETKRALRRGLENPVDREEQIRQTQSAALDILVRGGTDPDDVEQLWAQLGDDYFLRHTAGDVAWHSDAILQQPVDGGPLVLIKETTQREFEGGTQIFIYAPDQHDFFAVTVAAMDQLNLNIHDARVITSSSQFTLDTYIVLDNEGESIGDNPARIKQIREGLTEALRNPDDYPTIIQRRVPRQLKHFAFAPQVTIHNDAQRPVTVLELTAPDRPGLLARVGGIFLEFDLSLQNAKIATLGERVEDVFFITDAHNQPLSDPLLCSRLQDAIVEQLSVNQEPDIKLSRISI from the coding sequence ATGCCGCAGGTGGATCCCGAACTCTTCGACCGCGGCCAGTTCCAGGCTGAACTGGCCCTCAAAGCGAGTCCCATCGCGGCGTTCAAGAAGGCGATCCGCCAGGCCCGCGAGGTCCTCGACACGCGTTTTCGCAATGGCCGCGACATCCGCCGGCTGATCGAGGACCGCGCCTGGTTTGTCGACAACATCCTGCAAAAGGCCTGGGAGCAGTTCAACTGGAGCGAAGACGCCGACATCGCTCTGGTGGCAGTAGGCGGCTACGGTCGCGGCGAGCTGCATCCCTATTCCGACATTGATTTGCTGATCCTGCTCGACAGTGCCGACCACGAAGTTTTCCGCGATTCCATCGAGCGTTTTCTGACGCTGCTTTGGGACATCGGTCTGGAGGTCGGCCAGAGCGTGCGCTCGGTCGACGAATGCGCAGAAGAGGCCCGCGCCGACCTGACTGTGGTCACCAACCTGATGGAAAGCCGCACCATCTGCGGCCCCGAGCGTCTGCGCCAGCGCATGCTCGACGTCACCAGCACCGCGCACATGTGGCCGGCCAAGGAGTTCTTCCTGGCCAAGCGTGCCGAGCAGAAGGCCCGTCACCACAAATACAACGACACCGAATACAACCTCGAACCGAACGTCAAAGGTTCGCCCGGCGGCCTGCGCGATATTCAGACAATCCTTTGGGTCGCCCGCCGTCAGTACGGCACCCTGAACCTGCGCGCCCTCGCTGGCGAAGGCTTTCTGGTCGAAAGCGAAAACGCCCTGCTCGCCTCATCCCAGGAATTCCTCTGGAAAGTGCGCTATGCGCTGCACATGCTCGCCGGCCGTTCCGAAGACCGCTTGCTGTTCGATCATCAGCGCACCATTGCCGGCCTGCTCGGCTTTGAAGGAGACGACGCCAAACAGGCGGTCGAAAACTTCATGCAGCAGTACTTCCGCACGGTGATGAGCATTGCCCAGTTGAGCGATCTGATCATCCAGCACTTCGAGGAAGTCATCCTCGCTCCGGAAGACGAGGCGCCGCCGCAACCGATCAATTCACGCTTCCAGCTGCATGACGGCTACATCGAAGCGCGCAATGACAACGTGTTCCGCCGCACGCCGTTCGCCATGCTGGAAATTTTCGTGCTGATGGCCCAACAGCCGGAAATCAAAGGGGTGCGCGCCGACACCATTCGTCTGCTGCGTGAACATCGGCACCTGATCGATGACAACTTCCGCAACGATATCCGCAACACCAGCCTGTTCATCGAGCTGTTCAAGTGCAAGATCGGCATCCACCGCAATCTGCGGCGGATGAACCGTTACGGCATTCTCGGCCGTTATCTGCCGGAGTTCGGCTTTATCGTCGGACAGATGCAGCACGACCTGTTCCACATTTATACGGTCGATGCGCACACGCTGAATCTGATCAAACACCTGCGCAAACTGCAGTACACCCAGGTTTCGGAGAAATTTCCGCTGGCCGCCAAGCTCATGGCGAAGCTGCCCAAGCCTGAGCTGATCTACATGGCCGGTCTGTATCACGATATCGGCAAGGGCCGGCATGGCGATCACTCGGAGATCGGCGCGGTCGATGCCGAGGCGTTCTGCCAGCGTCACCAGTTGCCGGTGTGGGACAGCCGCCTGATCGTCTGGCTGGTACAGAACCATTTGGTGATGTCCACCACCGCGCAGCGCAAGGATCTGTCGGACCCGCAGGTGATCCACGATTTCGCCCAGGCGGTCGGCGACGAAACCCGCCTCGACTACCTCTATGTGCTGACCGTGGCCGACATCAATGCGACCAACCCGACGCTGTGGAACTCATGGCGCGCCAGCCTGCTGCGCCAGCTTTATACCGAGACCAAGCGCGCCCTGCGCCGGGGTCTGGAAAACCCGGTGGATCGCGAAGAACAGATCCGTCAGACGCAAAGCGCCGCGCTGGACATTCTGGTGCGCGGCGGCACCGATCCGGACGACGTCGAGCAGCTGTGGGCGCAATTGGGCGATGACTATTTCCTGCGCCACACCGCCGGCGACGTGGCCTGGCACAGCGATGCGATCCTGCAGCAACCGGTGGATGGCGGGCCGCTGGTGCTGATCAAGGAAACCACCCAGCGCGAGTTCGAGGGCGGCACGCAGATCTTCATTTATGCACCGGACCAGCATGACTTCTTCGCCGTGACCGTGGCGGCGATGGACCAGCTCAACCTGAACATTCACGACGCCCGGGTCATCACCTCGAGCAGCCAGTTCACCCTCGACACCTACATCGTGCTCGACAACGAAGGCGAATCGATCGGCGACAACCCCGCGCGGATCAAGCAGATCCGCGAAGGCCTGACCGAAGCCCTGCGCAACCCGGACGATTACCCAACGATCATCCAGCGCAGGGTTCCGCGCCAGCTCAAACACTTCGCCTTCGCCCCGCAAGTAACGATCCACAACGACGCCCAGCGTCCGGTGACCGTGCTGGAACTGACGGCGCCTGACCGGCCGGGCCTGCTGGCGCGGGTCGGGGGGATTTTCCTCGAGTTCGATCTGTCGCTGCAGAACGCCAAGATTGCGACCCTGGGCGAGCGCGTGGAAGACGTGTTCTTCATCACCGACGCGCACAACCAGCCGCTGTCTGATCCGCTGCTGTGCAGCCGTCTGCAGGATGCGATCGTCGAACAGCTGAGCGTCAATCAGGAACCGGATATCAAACTTTCGCGGATCAGTATCTGA
- a CDS encoding aminotransferase class V-fold PLP-dependent enzyme — MMIPSPWRADFPAIAALQRQDQTYLDSAATTQKPQALLDALTHYYANGAANVHRAQHLPGAHATQAFEDSRRKVGQWLNAGDSGQIIFTHGATSALNLLAYGLESLFQPGDEIVISALEHHANLLPWQQLAQRRQLKLVILPLDADGLIDLGAAVHLIGPRTRLVAVSQLSNVLGAWQPLTALLGMAKAQNALTVVDGAQGVVHGRHDVQALGCDFYVFSSHKLYGPDGLGVLFGRNAALEQLQHWQFGGEMVLDANYQDSRFRPAPLGFEAGTPPIASVIGLGATLDYLAGLDQDAVSAHEAALHDYLLRGLAARNGIRLLGKPQLALASFVVEGVHNADLAHLLTEQGIAVRAGHHCAMPLMKSFELAGAIRVSLALYNDSEDLERFFEALDQALEMLR, encoded by the coding sequence ATGATGATCCCCTCCCCCTGGCGCGCCGATTTCCCGGCCATCGCCGCCCTGCAACGGCAAGACCAGACCTATCTGGACAGCGCCGCCACCACGCAAAAACCACAAGCCCTGCTCGACGCACTGACGCATTACTACGCCAACGGCGCGGCCAATGTACATCGTGCGCAACACCTGCCCGGTGCCCACGCGACGCAAGCGTTCGAAGACAGTCGGCGCAAGGTTGGCCAATGGCTGAATGCCGGTGACAGCGGGCAAATCATCTTCACCCACGGCGCCACCAGCGCGCTGAATCTGCTGGCTTATGGTCTGGAGTCTCTGTTTCAGCCGGGCGATGAGATCGTCATCAGCGCGCTGGAGCATCACGCCAACCTGCTGCCGTGGCAGCAACTGGCGCAACGCCGTCAGCTGAAACTGGTGATCCTGCCGCTGGATGCCGACGGCCTGATCGACCTCGGCGCTGCCGTACACCTGATCGGCCCGCGCACGCGTTTGGTGGCGGTCAGCCAGTTGTCCAATGTGCTTGGCGCCTGGCAGCCATTGACCGCGTTGCTCGGCATGGCCAAGGCGCAGAACGCGCTCACGGTGGTCGATGGTGCGCAAGGTGTGGTGCACGGTCGGCATGACGTGCAGGCGCTGGGTTGCGACTTCTATGTGTTTTCCAGCCACAAACTCTACGGCCCCGATGGCCTCGGCGTGCTGTTCGGGCGCAACGCGGCGCTGGAGCAATTGCAGCATTGGCAGTTCGGCGGCGAGATGGTGCTAGACGCCAACTATCAGGATTCGCGCTTCCGCCCGGCGCCGTTGGGGTTCGAGGCAGGCACACCGCCGATCGCCAGCGTCATCGGCCTCGGAGCGACCCTCGACTACTTGGCCGGTCTGGATCAGGACGCCGTATCTGCCCATGAAGCGGCACTGCACGACTATCTGCTGCGCGGCCTCGCCGCACGCAATGGCATTCGCCTGCTGGGCAAGCCGCAACTGGCGCTGGCCAGTTTTGTCGTCGAAGGCGTGCACAACGCCGATCTGGCGCACCTGCTCACCGAACAAGGCATTGCCGTGCGCGCCGGACATCACTGCGCCATGCCATTGATGAAGAGCTTCGAACTGGCCGGCGCGATTCGCGTGTCGCTGGCGCTGTATAACGACTCGGAAGATCTGGAGCGCTTTTTCGAGGCTTTGGATCAGGCTCTGGAGATGTTGCGATGA
- a CDS encoding Na+/H+ antiporter, whose product MQTAYTVLILLMLVSVSRLVGRVIPLPLPLVQIAAGALLAWPTLGLHVALDPELFLFLFLPPLLFSDGWRMPKRAFWQLRGPILTLAVGLVLFTVVGAGYFIHWLLPTIPLPVAFALAAVLSPTDAVAVSAISQNRLPTPLMHILQGEALMNDASGLVTFKFALAAAVTGVFSLTNASLTFVAVALGGLAVGVALSWLVGRLRAWMIARGWDDPATHVVFMLLLPFAAYVLAERLGASGILSAVAAGMMQSWLDLLPRQTSTRLLNRSVWALLEFAFNGLIFLLLGLQLPDIIKAVVSHEPTLWPTLFYRCLDVLAIFVALVLLRFIWVQSIWRLSVLLRRVRGKGELTQVPTARSCWLLTVGGVRGAVTLAGVMSVPMLIGAEAFPERDLLIFIAAGVILLSLVSACIALPLLLRGIDKSPDDKRRHEVRDAWRKTAEAAIHSLESEEVVPQDAAQAALAAELKARIMSEYRHQLDVFNDSAEAQALAFQMDLLERRLRLKALRAQRLELYSLSRQHQIGDDVLREVLGELDLSEANLGQVK is encoded by the coding sequence ATGCAAACTGCTTACACCGTCCTCATCCTGCTGATGCTGGTCAGCGTCTCGCGCCTGGTCGGGCGGGTCATCCCGCTGCCGTTGCCGCTGGTGCAAATCGCCGCGGGTGCCTTGCTCGCCTGGCCGACTCTTGGCCTGCACGTCGCCCTCGATCCCGAACTATTCCTGTTTCTGTTCCTGCCGCCGCTGCTGTTTTCCGATGGCTGGCGCATGCCCAAACGCGCCTTCTGGCAATTGCGCGGACCGATCCTGACCCTGGCCGTCGGCCTTGTTCTGTTCACCGTAGTTGGTGCCGGTTATTTCATTCATTGGCTGTTGCCGACGATTCCGCTGCCGGTAGCCTTCGCCCTTGCAGCGGTTTTGTCACCGACCGACGCCGTCGCAGTCTCAGCGATTTCGCAGAACCGACTCCCGACGCCGCTGATGCACATCCTCCAGGGCGAGGCGCTGATGAATGACGCCTCAGGCCTGGTGACCTTCAAATTCGCCCTCGCTGCAGCGGTCACGGGGGTGTTTTCGCTGACCAATGCCAGTCTGACCTTCGTCGCCGTGGCGCTCGGTGGCCTGGCGGTCGGAGTGGCGTTGAGCTGGTTGGTCGGACGCCTGCGCGCGTGGATGATCGCCCGGGGCTGGGACGATCCGGCCACTCACGTGGTGTTCATGTTGCTGCTGCCGTTCGCTGCTTATGTACTGGCCGAACGTTTGGGCGCTTCAGGGATTCTCTCGGCGGTGGCAGCGGGGATGATGCAGAGCTGGCTCGACCTGTTGCCACGCCAGACCAGCACGCGATTGCTTAACCGCAGCGTTTGGGCGCTGCTCGAATTTGCGTTCAATGGCTTGATCTTCCTGCTGCTTGGCCTGCAATTGCCAGACATCATCAAGGCGGTGGTCAGCCATGAGCCGACGCTGTGGCCGACGCTGTTCTATCGCTGCCTCGATGTGTTGGCGATCTTCGTCGCGCTGGTGCTGCTGCGGTTCATCTGGGTGCAGAGCATCTGGCGCTTGTCGGTGTTGCTGCGCCGAGTGCGCGGCAAGGGCGAGCTGACGCAAGTGCCGACGGCGCGTTCATGCTGGTTGCTGACGGTGGGCGGTGTGCGTGGGGCGGTAACGCTGGCGGGCGTGATGTCGGTGCCGATGCTGATCGGCGCCGAGGCTTTTCCCGAACGTGACTTGCTGATTTTCATCGCTGCCGGGGTGATTCTGCTGTCGCTGGTCTCGGCCTGTATCGCGTTGCCGTTGCTGCTGCGCGGCATCGACAAGAGTCCCGACGACAAGCGTCGTCATGAAGTGCGCGATGCATGGCGCAAGACCGCCGAAGCAGCGATTCACTCGCTGGAAAGCGAAGAAGTGGTCCCACAGGATGCCGCTCAAGCAGCGCTGGCAGCGGAGCTCAAGGCGCGGATCATGTCCGAATATCGCCATCAACTTGATGTATTCAACGACTCCGCCGAAGCCCAGGCGCTGGCATTCCAGATGGATCTGCTTGAACGGCGTTTGCGCTTGAAAGCGCTGCGCGCGCAGCGTCTTGAGCTTTACAGTCTGAGCCGTCAGCACCAGATCGGTGATGACGTGTTGCGAGAAGTGCTCGGGGAACTGGATTTGAGCGAGGCCAATCTGGGGCAGGTCAAATAA
- a CDS encoding ArsC family reductase, with translation MAVSSKTLHLFGIKACDTMKKARTWLDEHAVSYDFHDYKTAGIDREHLTQWCDEHGWQTVLNRAGTTFRKLDDERKADLDQSKAIELMLAQPSMIKRPVLDLGDRTLIGFKPDIYAAALK, from the coding sequence TTGGCCGTTTCAAGTAAAACGTTGCACCTTTTCGGCATCAAAGCCTGCGACACCATGAAAAAGGCGCGCACCTGGCTCGATGAACACGCTGTCAGTTATGACTTTCACGATTACAAGACTGCCGGTATTGACCGTGAGCACCTGACCCAATGGTGCGACGAGCACGGCTGGCAAACCGTGTTGAACCGCGCCGGCACGACCTTTCGCAAACTCGATGACGAACGCAAAGCCGATCTCGACCAGTCGAAAGCCATCGAACTGATGCTCGCACAACCCTCGATGATCAAGCGCCCGGTGCTCGATCTCGGTGACCGAACCCTGATTGGCTTCAAGCCAGATATCTACGCGGCCGCTCTGAAGTAA